The genome window ATTGCCAGCTCTTTCCCTGGTCGTCACTATATGCAAGATGTATATCTACTCTTGGCGAGGTCGCGGGCTTTCGCGATAACAGGCCGGCTTTCTTGTTGTCATCAACTTGAACATTAGGCCACGAGTAGGCCATCCAGAGTTTTTCGGAATCAGGATCGCGCCTGACAGTCGCGTCCGCGAATCCGCGAAAGGGGCTGGGATCGCCATTGGGCAGTGTCGCCTCCGTGTCACCGCCAATTCGAATGGCAGGACATTTCGCACCCGCACAATCGTTCGGTTCATTCTGCGCCACGTTGGTACACGCCGCCATCAAAATAACTACAAGTCCTATCAAACAACCTTGCATCTTTACCTCCACCGTAACCCCCGAGCCACAAACAAAACGGCCCTAGCCTGTTCCGCAAACTCGGCCTCGCGAACCGCGAGAGCCAATCGGCAACCTCCAATACGTCCAATGCACTGCGCATGTTCGACAAATTCCAAGTGACGTCCTGACGCGATACAATGCCGGAAGAAGACTGGTCGGGAGGACTTGAATAAAGATATGCCAGAAAAGGTCAGAGTACTTGGAATTTCAGGCAGCCTGCGGGCCGCGTCGTACAACACGGGTGCGTTGAAGGCGGCGATCGAGCTTTGCCCGGACGATGCTGAGGTCGAGATCTGTTCTATCGACGGTTTTTCGGGTTTTAATCAGGACGAGGATAACCCGCCGCCGAAGAACGTCCTTGAATTCAAGGCGAAGATACGCGCGGCTGACGCGATCCTCTTTGCGTCGCCAGAATACAATTATTCTATCCCGGGCGTGCTTAAGAACGCCATCGATTGGGCATCGCGGCCATACACTGACAATGCGTGGGATGGGAAACCGGCGGCGATAATGGGATGCTCGATCGGGGGTATAGCAACTGCTCGGATGCAGTATCACCTCAGGCAGGTGATGGTCTTTCTGGACATGCATCCGCTCAACAAGCCAGAGGTCATGATCGGACACGCAGCGGACAAATTCGATGCTGACGGTCGCCTGACGGACGAGAAGACACGCGAACACATTCGCAAGATGCTTGTCGCGCTCGTCGACTGGACGCGGCGGGTCAAAGGCTAAATTCGGCGATCACGGGCGCATGATCTGACGGCTTCGGCCAACCGCGCGGTGTGCGGTCGATCCAGCAATCGGCGCAGCGTTCGGCCAGCGCGGGCGAGGCCCAGATGTGGTCGATGCGGAGCCCGCGGTTCTTGATGAATGACGATTCGCGAAAGTTGTCCCACCACGTGTATTCGCCCGGCTCGTCGTTCATCTGACGAAAGACATCGACGAATCCCCACTTTTTCAGGTTTTGTATCGCCTCACGTTCCTGCTTGGTGAAGTGCATCCTGTGCTGCCAAAATCGCGGATCCCAGACGTCGGATTCGTGCGGCGCGACATTGAGGTCGCCGCAGAGCATCACCAGATCGCTCGTTGAATAGTGCTTATCAAAGTGCTTTCGCAGCCGTGCTAGCCAGGCGAGTTTGAACGCAAACTTCTCGCTGCCGAGCTTCGTGCCGTGCGGCACATAGACGTTGTAGATGCGAAGGCCACCCGCCGTTGCCGCGATCAGCCGCCTCGGTGCATCGGCCGCATCTCGCGGAAAGCCTTTTTGAACACTCGTGAGCGGCAGCCGCGACAGTATCGCAACGCCGTTATACGATCGCTCGCCAAACACCTCGACATGCTCATACCCTGCAAGGTGAAACCTCGCCGCCGGAAACCGCACATCAACGATCTTCGTCTCCTGCAGGCAAAGCACGTCGGGCCTCGCTACCTGCGACCACTTCAAGACATGCTCGAGCCGCGACGATATGCCGTTGATGTTCCAGGTGGCGATCTTCACCACGTCTTCCGATCGATCCAGTAATCGGGATGTCGATGCTGGTGGGCTGCCGCGATCACGAAAATGTGATCCGGTTCGATTGAATATAGGAGCTTGTATGGGGAGCGATGCAGTAGGTATCGTCGTACGTCACCGCGTTCAATGGACCATGCGAGAGGGTGTTTACGAACCCGCTCGGCGGCTTGTCTCACTTCGCCCTTGAAGGCATCTCCGAGCCCCTTAAATTCCAGCTCGAGATAGTTGGCTGCATCTTCGAGCTCTTCACGGGCGATCTCAGAAAATAGGACCTTCATTGGCGGGAACCGAAGACTTCTTCCATCGGGATCGCTTTAACCCGCCCTCACGATAAGCGGCTAGTCGATTCTCGGCCTCCACCGCCCAGATCTCGTCAATCGTCTCGTCTGGTGCATCGAGGCTTTTTAGCAGACCCTCAACGATGATCGACCGCTCGGCTGCCGGAAGGGTAAGAGCTTTTTCGAGTATCTCCAGATTGCTCATTTCACATTCTCCTGACTGCCTAATCTTACCTTATTTCTTGAATTCCGCGATCACCGGTGCATGATCGCTCGGCAGAGTCAGTTCGCGGGGCGATCGGTCGATGATGCACGAAGTGCAGCGAGCGGTTAGTGACGGCGAGGCCCAGATGTGGTCGATGCGAAGGCCCTGGTTCTTCTGCCATGCTCCGGCTCGATAGTCCCACCAGGAGAATTCTTTCGCTTGGCCGTTCTTTTCGCGATAGAGGTCGGTGAGCCCGAATTGTTTGATGTAATGGATCGCGGCACGTTCGGGCTTTGAGAAGTGAAGGTGGCCCTCGTATCGCGAGGCGTCCCAGACATCGACGGCTTCGGGGGCGACATTAAAATCACCGCACCAGATCACATCCGAGGCTGCGTCACAGGTCGCGTCGATGAATGCACGCAGCCGCATCAGCCAATCGAGCTTGAATTTGAACTTGTCCGAGCCAAGCTCGCTGCCATTTGGCACGTAAGTGTTAACGATCCGCACGCCGCCTACGGTCGCCGAGAGCAGACGCTTTGGCGCGTCCGGCGCGTCGTCGGGGAAGTTCAGCTGAACGTCGCTGATCGGCAGTTTTGACAGAATGGCGACGCCGTTGTAGGCCTTCTCGCCGGTAAATACGGCGTCGTAGCCCGCCGCTTTTAGCTCCAACACCGGAAAGCCATCGTCGATCGTTTTTGTTTCCTGCATGCACACGACGTCAGGCTGTGCCGCAGCCAGCCAATCGACAAGCTGCGGCATTCGGACGTTGATCGAATTGACGTTCCACGTGGCGATCTTCATAGCAGTTCTGAGTTCAAACTTTAGTTTGTATTTTACGCTGTCGGAAGAGCAAGCTAAAGGTCGAACTCAGAACAGGGCCCGTCCTTGACCCTAAAAATGGGCGCGTGATATCCTCATATCTTTTGAGAACCGGACGGTATTTTCGTCTGTTCTCGCCCTTAAATGTATATGCATCTGCTGGCGTTTGCCGAATCCTCGATCCAGTTGTTTCCCGACGGGACGATCTTTGTACACATCGCGATCCTGTTGGTGATGATCTGGGTATTGAACCGCACGCTCTACCGGCCGATCAACCGAATACTCGAAAGCCGCGAGAAGAGCAAGGGCAGCCACGCCGGAGCTGCCGGAGCGATCATTGCCGATGCTGAAGAGAAAGAGTCGCAATATACAAAAGAGCTGCAGGACGCTCGATCAAAAGGTTATTCAAACATCGCTAAGGAACAGAAAAAGGCCGTAGCGGCCCGCGAGCAGAAACTGGCTGAGGCAAAAGCCGAGACGGCCTCTGCGTTTGAGACTGAGAAGGCGGAGTTGGAAAAGCAGACAGAAGATGCCCGCAAGGCCATCGGGGCCGATGCAGAGAAATTTGCAGGGAGCATCGTTGCCGAAATTCTCAAATAGACGATATGTTCGCCACCCTTACAAGCTTTATGCTGCTCTCCGCCGGCTCGGGCGGTGGTGGCTTCACCGAATTCTACAATACTTGGTTCAACATTCCCGGATTCGAGGCTTGGAAGTTCCTGAACCTCGCGATCTTTATCGCGATCCTTGCCTACGTGCTCAAAAAGCCGCTGAGCGAAACATTTAGGGCCACGCGCGAAAAGGTGCGTGCTGACCTGATCAAAGCAGAAGAGGAACGTCAGGCGGCTCTCTCGCGGTTAAAAGCAGTCGAGACGAATCTCGCCGGACTCGAGGCCGAAAAGGAGACGATTCTCGGGAATGCGAAAGCCGAAGCTGCGGCTGAGAAGAAGCGCCTCGCGGAGCAGACCAAGGCCGATATCGAACGGATGCGTCAGCAGATGCAGAGCGAGGTCGCTCGTCTCACCGGTCAGTCGAAAGCGGCCCTAAGGCGTTTCTCAGCTGAGGAGAGCATTCGGCTGGCTGAGGAGAAATTACGATCACAGATCGACGATGCAGCGAGCGCAAAGCTCGTTCGCGGCAGCATTAGCGAGATCGGAGGTCTGAATTAGTATGAGTGTTGAAGCTATCGCCCGACGATATTCGACCGCACTCGCCGACGTTGTTCTATCGTCGGGCAGTTCTGAGGCGGTAAAGGCCGAGCTTGCTGCCTTCGGCGAGATGATCGACGGCAATGACGAATTAGCGAGCGTTTTTGCCAATCCGTCGATCTCGCACGTCAATAAAGAGAAAGTGCTCGGGCAACTCATCGCTCGGACAAAACCGTCCACAACGACAGCGAATTTTCTGCGCGTGCTGCTTCAAAACAGCCGTTTGACTGAGCTTGGCGGCATTAACGAGAGATTTGCAGCCGTGCTTGAAGAACGCGGCGGCGTCGTCTCGGCCGAGATCACATCGGTCCGTGAGCTACCGGACAGCGAGAGAGCGGAGTTTGAGCAGGCCTTGGCGAAATTGACCGGCAAGCAGGTCACGATAAATTACAGCGTCGATGCCGACCTTATCGGAGGCACAGTCACACGTATCGGCTCGACGGTTTACGATTCGTCCGTGCGGACAAAGCTCGATACGCTCAGAACCGAGCTGATCGGGACAAAGTAGATTAACGATAACTAATTACAAAATATTAATTATCAAATTAGCAACGAGATTCGATAACCAAACATGGAAGCAATAAAAGCAAACGAGATCAACGAGATAATTCGTGCACAGATCGAGAATTTTGACGCCTCGATGACCGTTGCCGAGGTCGGCACGGTCATCAAAATAGGCGACGGCATCGCCGAGATCTACGGCCTTGAAAAGGTCATGGCGGGCGAGCTGCTCGAATTTGACCACGGCGTTCGCGGCTTGGCACTCAACCTTGAGGAAGACAAGGTCGGCTGCGTGCTCTTTGGCGATTTTCAGAAGATCAAAGAGGGCGACGAGGCCAAGCGGACACGCCGTATCATGAGTGTGCCTGTCGGCGACGCGATGATCGGCCGAGTGGTAGATGCTCTCGGCAACCCGATCGACGGCGGCGGCGAGATCGTTACGGACACATACTTTCCGGTCGAGCGTATCGCTCCCGGGATCATCGAACGCCAGCCGGTTAAAGAGCCGCTGCAGACGGGCCTCAAGGCCATCGACTCGATGGTCCCGGTCGGCCGAGGCCAGCGTGAGCTGATCATCGGCGACCGCCAGACCGGCAAGACCGCCGTCGCGATCGACACTATCATCAACCAGAAGGGCAAAGACGTGATCTGCGTCTATGTCGCCATCGGGCAAAAGGCCTCGACCGTCGCTCAGGTCCGACAAAAGCTCGAAGAGTACGGTGCGATGGATTATACGATCATCGTCAACGCTTCGGCCTCGGATCCGGCCGCAATGCAGTTCTTGGCCCCGTATTCGGGGTGCGCCATGGGCGAATACTTCCGCGACAACGGCCGCCACGCTCTGACGATCTATGACGATCTCTCGAAGCAGGCCGCAGCTTATCGCGAGATCTCGCTGCTGCTCCGCCGTCCTCCGGGCCGCGAGGCGTATCCGGGCGATGTGTTCTATTTGCACTCACGCCTGCTTGAGCGTGCGGCAAAGATGTCGGATGCCAAGGGCGGCGGTTCGCTAACTTCGCTTCCTATCATCGAGACGCAGGCGGGCGACATCTCAGCATACATTCCGACGAACGTCATCTCGATCACCGACGGCCAGATCTTCCTTGAGTCTGACCTCTTCAACTCCGGCGTTCGTCCCGCTATCAACGTGGGTAACTCGGTTTCTCGCGTCGGAGGTTCGGCTCAGATCAAGGCCATGAAACAGGTCGCGGGAACGCTCCGTATCGACCTCGCGCAGTTTCGCGAACTGGCAGCATTCGCACAGTTCGGCTCGGACCTCGACAAATCGACGCAAGACCAGCTCGAGCGGGGCAAGCGGCTGACCGAGATACTCAAACAGCCACAATATTCGCCGATGGAGGTCGAGGACCAGGTCCTCATCATCTGGGCCGTGACCAATGGCCTTGCCGACGATGTCGCCGTCGACGATCTCAAGCGATTTGAGGACGAACTGAATACGTTCATCAAAGAATCACATCCTGCCGTGCTCAGCACGCTCCGGGATAAGAAGAGTATCGACGACGACCTCAAGGCCTCAATGAAGGAAGCCGTCGAGGATTTTAAGGCAACGCGTTGGGAGACGGCTAACGCCGCGGCGGCGTAAGTGATATGAATACCTACAACTTTACAGCGGTCGTTGAGAAGTGTCGTGAGACGGGTCTGTTCGTGGGGTATATTCCAGGATTTCCCGGCGCCCATTCACAAGGTGACACGCTCGACGAACTTAACGAGAACTTGCGTGAAGTTGTTGGAATGTTGCTGGAGGACGGCGAGCCGATGCTGGAGGCCGACTTTATTGGAACCCAGTTGATCGCGTTGAGCGAGTAATGGGAAACGTTCCGGTATTAAAGCCGCGTTAGGTTGTTCGTATTCTTGAAAACTTAGGCTTTGAGCAGATCCGGCAGCGTGGATCGCACCGACAGTTCAAACACCCGGACGGGCGGTTTACGACCGTACCGGATCATAAGGGAAGGGACATTTCACCTTTTCTGTTAAGAAAGATCGCGGACGATATCCGTTTGACGGTTGACGAGTTGATAGACAACAGATAGAGATGCCTAGTTTGTTAGACATGCGCCGACGCATTAAGTCGGTCAAGAACACACAGCAGATCACCAAGGCGATGAAGATGGTCGCTGCGGCAAAGCTCAAACGTGCGCAGGACCGCGTGACGGCGTCGCGTCCCTATGCAGGGAAGATGAGCGAGGTTTTGGGCTCATTGAGCGGCAAGGTCTCGGGCGAATTTTCGCACCCGCTGCTCGATGAGCGTGGCGACAATAAGTACCTGCTCGTGCTCATCAGTGCCGACAAGGGGCTTGCCGGGGCGTTTAACGCCAACGTGATCAAGGCAACGCAGGCGTTCATTCGAGAGAATTCCGATAAAAAGTCGTCAATGATGGCAGTCGGGCGCAAGGGCCGCGACTTTTTCAAACGCCGCGAGATCGAGTTGACCGATGAATACATCGGCCTCACCGGGACTGGCCAGGTCAATCACGCCGACGCCGTCGAGATCGCGAACAAGATCATCACGAAGTTCACCGAAGATGAATCGATCGACAAGGTCTTTGTCGTCTTTACCGAGTTCAAGACCGTCCTTTCGCAAAAGCCGGTCATCCAACAGCTTCTTCCGATTCCCAAGGCTGAAGCCGGCGACGGCGAACAAACCGCTGGGGAGGCCGAGTACATCTACGAGCAGCCCGCCGCCGAGATCTTCGGCAAATTACTGCCCAAACAGATTGAGACGCAGATCTATCGCGGCATGCTTGAATCCGTCGCCAGCGAGCAAGGCTCGCGAATGACGGCGATGGATTCCGCGTCAAAGAACGCCGGCGAGCTGATCGACACGCTCACCCTCAATATGAACCGCATCCGCCAGGCCGCGATCACAAAAGAAATCATCGAGGTCGTCAGCGGCGCCGCGGCAGCATAAAGCGTAGTTCAAAGTTCCATGTTCAAGGTTCAAGTTGCTAATGCGACCTTGAACCTTGAACTTTGAACTTTGAACTTTCCCGTTTGTGTTGTAGCATACCGTCGTTCACTTGAACATGGGCAAACGAGGTGTGTTTGCGGTTGGAACTTTAGCTTTACCAATAAATTCTTGGAGGAAACTATGGGTGGTATTCTGAGCATTTTGGGAGTTGTTCTGTTCTTCGTCGGCTGGATATGGCTGATGGTCGTGGCATTCAAGGCGAAGGGAGCCTTATGGGCCGTGCTGATCTTCTTCTTCTCGCTGCTTGCGGGGCTGATCTTCTGCATCATGGAGAAGACGGGCTGGATGCAGTGGGTGATAATGGTCGTCGGCTGGCTGATCATAGTCTTCGGGGGCGGTATGGCCGTCTTTAGCCAGATGTAGGCTGCCGCTAGGTGCAGTTTTCAGGTTCAAATGACCGGCACGTGTGGTTGACGGCCTATGTGCCGGTCTTTTTATGGCTGGGCGTCATCTTCTATCTCTCGAGCCCAGAGGGTGCGTTCTCGAATACGTCGCGCATCATCGGGCCGTTGCTCGATTTCTTTTTTCCCGAAATGCCTGAGGCGACCCGAATGGTCGTCCACGGCTATGTCCGCAAAACGGCACATTTCACCGAGTACGCCGTTCTCGCCTTTCTCGCCGCTCGTGCCTGCGTGATGTCGACGTCGGAGTTTTTGCGGAAATTTCGGTATCTGCTCCCGGTTTTGTTGGTTATCGTTATTGCCGTGGCCGACGAAACAAACCAAAGTTTTCTGGCGTCACGGACGGCATCGGTGTTTGACGTATTTATCGATGTTACGGGCGGCACGGTGATGACGATACTCCTGTGGCTGACGGGACGGCCGAGGTCAGAACCGCCTGCGTAAGCGGGCAGCCAGTTCCATGGCGAGTGCCCAGAATGATCAGTGGCGTTGCCGGCTCGTTTCTTCCGACGAGCTGACCGCCCGCTTACGCAGGCGGTTCTGACAAACCGGCAACTTTCTGTGTTATCTTATCGTTTAGAGTTACGCCTAAGGAGGCATTATAAATGAGCATTGTTGACAAGATTAAAGAAGCCGCCCTTAACCAGTTCATTGAGGTCATCGAGTGGCTCGATGACAGCCAGGACACACTGGTCTATCGCTTCCCCGTGGCGGGACAGGAGATCAAGAACGGTGCCCAATTGATCGTCCGCGAATCGCAGACGGCCGTTTTTGTGTTTGAGGGACAGGTCGCCGACGTTTTTACGCCCGGCAAGTATGAGATCGACGGCGGCAATACGCCGATCCTGAGTAAGCTCGGAGCTTGGAAATACGGCTTTAACTCGCCGTTCAAGTCCGAGGTCTATTTTGTTAACACCAAACAGTTTACGGACATGAAATGGGGCACGTCGAACCCCGTGATGATGCGCGATAACGACTTTGGCATCGTCCGCCTGCGTGCATTCGGGGCATACAGCCTGCGTGTCACCGATCCGAGCGGTTTTATCAAGGAGATCGCCGGAACGAACGCTCATTTCCAGACGGAGGACATCGACGGCCAGCTCAAACGAGCCATCGTCACTGAGTTTTCGGACGCTTTGGGTGAATTGAAAATTCCCGCCCTCGATCTCGCCGCGCAGTATAAGGAGATAGGCGAAAAGATCCGGGCCGTTATCAACGGAGATTTTAATAGTTGGGGCTTGGAGGTCACCAAGTTCTTTGTTGAGAACATTTCGCTGCCGCCTGAGGTCGAAGAGGCGATGGACAAGCGTGCGGCGATGGGAGCTCTCGGCAATGTCGATCAGTATATGAAGTTCCAGGCCGCAGATGCCCTTCGCGATGCCGCACAGAATGAAGGCGGCGGCGCTGGCCTCGGAGCGGGCCTTGGCGCCGGTTTTGCGGTGGGAAATCAGATGGCCGGGGCGTTTGGGGCAGGCCCACAGGGCAGTGCCGGCGGTGGTCAGGCGGCCACTACTCTGCCGTGTCCGGCTTGCGGCAAAGCAAATGCGGCGGGCGCTAAGTTCTGTGCCGACTGTGGCGGCAAGATGGAGGTCGTCCAGGTTCCATGCGTAAAATGTGGAGCTAAGCTCCGCGAAGGAGCAAAATTTTGCTCAGAATGTGGTTCAACGCAAGAGAAGGTCAAGTGTGCGAATTGCCAATTCGAACTTGCCGCCGGTGCTAAATTCTGTCCGGAGTGCGGAACGAAGACCGCCTAACGGCTATGGCCATCAGCCCTGAATTGCTAAATATCCTGCGGTGCCCGCGGTGCAAGTCCGAACTACAGGTCGACGAGGCCGAAACGCGTCTCAAATGCCTGAACGTCGAATGCTCGTTGGTCTATCCGATCCGCGATGAGATCCCGGTGATGCTTGTTGAGGAAGCTACACGGAAAATGGAAAAGTGACAACGGAAGATCGAGAATGGAAGGCGGCCCAAGGGCCGTCTTTTTGTTTGCCTCTATGACGCTTGATTGGACAAAGGTCAGACGTGTCCTCGTCGTCAAGCTGCGCTCGATCGGCGACACGGTGTTGTCGACGCCGTCGCTGATCGCTCTAAGGCGTTTCCTTCCGGATGCCCGGATCGACGTTCTGCTCGAGGATTGGGTCGCACCTGTCCTCGACGGTTTTGACGTCATCGATAGCGTGATCTCGGTTGGGCGAGATTTCGGTCAGCGGTTTCGGGTGGGCCTGGACCTTCGGCGCCGTTCATATGATGTCGCTTTCAATCTGCATGGCGGCACCACTGCGACGTGGTTCGTCCGCGTGAGCGGCGCTCCGCACCGCGTCGGGTACAAGAGCTTCAGATACGCGTTTCTTTACAACCATTTGCTGACATCGGCCGCTGATTTTTGGCAACGGACAGTAACACATTCTGCCGAGCAGCAGCTTGCACTCCTTGGGTTCGTCGGCGTCCCCGTGGATGACAGGCCCAGGAGCCGATTGATGGTTACCGATGCCGGCCGGACGGCGAAGATTCGTAACGTTTATGAGGGCGGCGATTACGCGTTGATCCATCCAACAACCGCCTTTTTCACAAAGCAGTGGCCTGTGGAGAATTTTGCTCGTGCTGCTGAGTTTCTGGCCGAGAAGGGACTGCGGACGGTTGCCATCTCATCTCGCAAGGAG of Chloracidobacterium sp. contains these proteins:
- a CDS encoding NAD(P)H-dependent oxidoreductase, which encodes MPEKVRVLGISGSLRAASYNTGALKAAIELCPDDAEVEICSIDGFSGFNQDEDNPPPKNVLEFKAKIRAADAILFASPEYNYSIPGVLKNAIDWASRPYTDNAWDGKPAAIMGCSIGGIATARMQYHLRQVMVFLDMHPLNKPEVMIGHAADKFDADGRLTDEKTREHIRKMLVALVDWTRRVKG
- the xth gene encoding exodeoxyribonuclease III → MVKIATWNINGISSRLEHVLKWSQVARPDVLCLQETKIVDVRFPAARFHLAGYEHVEVFGERSYNGVAILSRLPLTSVQKGFPRDAADAPRRLIAATAGGLRIYNVYVPHGTKLGSEKFAFKLAWLARLRKHFDKHYSTSDLVMLCGDLNVAPHESDVWDPRFWQHRMHFTKQEREAIQNLKKWGFVDVFRQMNDEPGEYTWWDNFRESSFIKNRGLRIDHIWASPALAERCADCWIDRTPRGWPKPSDHAPVIAEFSL
- a CDS encoding type II toxin-antitoxin system RelE/ParE family toxin, which translates into the protein MKVLFSEIAREELEDAANYLELEFKGLGDAFKGEVRQAAERVRKHPLAWSIERGDVRRYLLHRSPYKLLYSIEPDHIFVIAAAHQHRHPDYWIDRKTW
- the xth gene encoding exodeoxyribonuclease III, translating into MKIATWNVNSINVRMPQLVDWLAAAQPDVVCMQETKTIDDGFPVLELKAAGYDAVFTGEKAYNGVAILSKLPISDVQLNFPDDAPDAPKRLLSATVGGVRIVNTYVPNGSELGSDKFKFKLDWLMRLRAFIDATCDAASDVIWCGDFNVAPEAVDVWDASRYEGHLHFSKPERAAIHYIKQFGLTDLYREKNGQAKEFSWWDYRAGAWQKNQGLRIDHIWASPSLTARCTSCIIDRSPRELTLPSDHAPVIAEFKK
- the atpH gene encoding ATP synthase F1 subunit delta, producing MSVEAIARRYSTALADVVLSSGSSEAVKAELAAFGEMIDGNDELASVFANPSISHVNKEKVLGQLIARTKPSTTTANFLRVLLQNSRLTELGGINERFAAVLEERGGVVSAEITSVRELPDSERAEFEQALAKLTGKQVTINYSVDADLIGGTVTRIGSTVYDSSVRTKLDTLRTELIGTK
- a CDS encoding F0F1 ATP synthase subunit alpha: MEAIKANEINEIIRAQIENFDASMTVAEVGTVIKIGDGIAEIYGLEKVMAGELLEFDHGVRGLALNLEEDKVGCVLFGDFQKIKEGDEAKRTRRIMSVPVGDAMIGRVVDALGNPIDGGGEIVTDTYFPVERIAPGIIERQPVKEPLQTGLKAIDSMVPVGRGQRELIIGDRQTGKTAVAIDTIINQKGKDVICVYVAIGQKASTVAQVRQKLEEYGAMDYTIIVNASASDPAAMQFLAPYSGCAMGEYFRDNGRHALTIYDDLSKQAAAYREISLLLRRPPGREAYPGDVFYLHSRLLERAAKMSDAKGGGSLTSLPIIETQAGDISAYIPTNVISITDGQIFLESDLFNSGVRPAINVGNSVSRVGGSAQIKAMKQVAGTLRIDLAQFRELAAFAQFGSDLDKSTQDQLERGKRLTEILKQPQYSPMEVEDQVLIIWAVTNGLADDVAVDDLKRFEDELNTFIKESHPAVLSTLRDKKSIDDDLKASMKEAVEDFKATRWETANAAAA
- a CDS encoding type II toxin-antitoxin system HicB family antitoxin, with the translated sequence MNTYNFTAVVEKCRETGLFVGYIPGFPGAHSQGDTLDELNENLREVVGMLLEDGEPMLEADFIGTQLIALSE
- the atpG gene encoding ATP synthase F1 subunit gamma, coding for MPSLLDMRRRIKSVKNTQQITKAMKMVAAAKLKRAQDRVTASRPYAGKMSEVLGSLSGKVSGEFSHPLLDERGDNKYLLVLISADKGLAGAFNANVIKATQAFIRENSDKKSSMMAVGRKGRDFFKRREIELTDEYIGLTGTGQVNHADAVEIANKIITKFTEDESIDKVFVVFTEFKTVLSQKPVIQQLLPIPKAEAGDGEQTAGEAEYIYEQPAAEIFGKLLPKQIETQIYRGMLESVASEQGSRMTAMDSASKNAGELIDTLTLNMNRIRQAAITKEIIEVVSGAAAA
- a CDS encoding VanZ family protein; this translates as MQFSGSNDRHVWLTAYVPVFLWLGVIFYLSSPEGAFSNTSRIIGPLLDFFFPEMPEATRMVVHGYVRKTAHFTEYAVLAFLAARACVMSTSEFLRKFRYLLPVLLVIVIAVADETNQSFLASRTASVFDVFIDVTGGTVMTILLWLTGRPRSEPPA
- a CDS encoding SPFH domain-containing protein, whose product is MSIVDKIKEAALNQFIEVIEWLDDSQDTLVYRFPVAGQEIKNGAQLIVRESQTAVFVFEGQVADVFTPGKYEIDGGNTPILSKLGAWKYGFNSPFKSEVYFVNTKQFTDMKWGTSNPVMMRDNDFGIVRLRAFGAYSLRVTDPSGFIKEIAGTNAHFQTEDIDGQLKRAIVTEFSDALGELKIPALDLAAQYKEIGEKIRAVINGDFNSWGLEVTKFFVENISLPPEVEEAMDKRAAMGALGNVDQYMKFQAADALRDAAQNEGGGAGLGAGLGAGFAVGNQMAGAFGAGPQGSAGGGQAATTLPCPACGKANAAGAKFCADCGGKMEVVQVPCVKCGAKLREGAKFCSECGSTQEKVKCANCQFELAAGAKFCPECGTKTA
- a CDS encoding Trm112 family protein; the protein is MAISPELLNILRCPRCKSELQVDEAETRLKCLNVECSLVYPIRDEIPVMLVEEATRKMEK
- a CDS encoding glycosyltransferase family 9 protein, encoding MEGGPRAVFLFASMTLDWTKVRRVLVVKLRSIGDTVLSTPSLIALRRFLPDARIDVLLEDWVAPVLDGFDVIDSVISVGRDFGQRFRVGLDLRRRSYDVAFNLHGGTTATWFVRVSGAPHRVGYKSFRYAFLYNHLLTSAADFWQRTVTHSAEQQLALLGFVGVPVDDRPRSRLMVTDAGRTAKIRNVYEGGDYALIHPTTAFFTKQWPVENFARAAEFLAEKGLRTVAISSRKEAATLRELVSAVNVPIRTFDDLSLPEITALASKARIFVGNDSGIAHIAAAVATPTVVIFGSSNRDHWRPWTDAPNEIVYEEFACQPCPGYRCDVYGEPKCILGVNPDTVISAIGRLLS